The Vibrio kanaloae genome has a window encoding:
- the yidC gene encoding membrane protein insertase YidC, whose amino-acid sequence MDSQRNILLIALALVSFLLFQQWNVAKNPAPQAVEQAQSGSTLPAPSYADDLDPAPGQVAAAKAITVTTDVLTLSIDTVGGDVVKANLNDYSAEFDSEDTFVLLKNEPGHQFIAQSGLVGPQGIDLSSTNRPSYTVSADSFTLAEGQDELRIPMTYQANGLDYTKTFVLKRGSYAIDVEYDVINNSGNNATFGMYAHLRQNVMDDGGSLTMPTYRGGAYSTEDTRYKKYSFDDMQDRNLSLNLANGQGWAAMIQHYFASAWIPRDEAGSNLYTRVIGNLGDIGVRMPNKTIATGDEASFKATLWVGPKLQDQMAAVAPSLDLVVDYGWLWFIAKPLHTLLSFIQGIVVNWGLAIICLTFIVRGAMYPLTKAQYTSMAKMRMLQPKLTAMRERIGDDRQRMSQEMMELYKKEKVNPLGGCLPIILQMPIFISLYWALMESVELRHSPFFGWITDLSAQDPYYILPLLMGASMFLIQKMSPTTVTDPMQQKIMTFMPVMFTFFFLFFPSGLVLYWLVSNIVTLIQQTLIYRALEKKGLHSK is encoded by the coding sequence ATGGATTCTCAACGTAATATCCTGTTAATCGCATTGGCTTTGGTTTCTTTCCTACTTTTCCAACAATGGAACGTAGCGAAGAACCCAGCTCCACAAGCGGTTGAGCAGGCACAATCTGGCAGCACACTACCAGCACCATCTTATGCAGATGATCTAGACCCAGCTCCAGGTCAAGTTGCTGCTGCAAAAGCTATCACAGTAACAACTGATGTACTGACGCTGTCAATTGATACGGTTGGTGGTGATGTCGTTAAAGCGAACCTTAATGATTACTCTGCTGAGTTCGATTCTGAAGACACTTTTGTTCTTCTTAAAAACGAACCTGGTCACCAATTTATCGCTCAAAGCGGTCTAGTGGGTCCTCAAGGTATCGATTTAAGCAGCACGAACCGCCCTAGCTATACGGTTTCAGCAGACAGCTTTACTCTAGCTGAAGGTCAAGATGAACTACGCATCCCAATGACTTACCAAGCGAACGGCCTTGATTACACAAAAACATTCGTACTTAAGCGCGGCAGCTACGCGATTGACGTTGAATACGATGTAATCAACAATTCTGGTAACAACGCGACATTCGGCATGTACGCTCACCTACGTCAAAACGTTATGGATGACGGCGGTAGCCTAACCATGCCAACGTACCGTGGTGGTGCTTACTCTACGGAAGATACGCGTTACAAAAAATACAGCTTCGACGACATGCAAGATCGCAACCTGTCTCTTAACCTAGCAAATGGTCAGGGTTGGGCTGCGATGATTCAACACTACTTTGCAAGTGCATGGATCCCACGCGACGAAGCAGGCAGCAACCTTTACACTCGTGTAATCGGAAACCTTGGTGACATCGGTGTGCGCATGCCGAACAAGACCATCGCGACTGGCGACGAAGCGAGCTTCAAAGCAACACTTTGGGTTGGTCCTAAACTTCAAGATCAAATGGCTGCTGTTGCACCAAGCCTAGACCTAGTAGTTGACTACGGTTGGTTGTGGTTCATTGCTAAACCACTTCATACTCTGCTTTCGTTCATTCAAGGCATCGTTGTGAACTGGGGTCTGGCAATCATCTGTCTAACATTTATCGTTCGTGGTGCTATGTACCCACTAACGAAAGCCCAGTACACATCTATGGCGAAAATGCGCATGCTTCAGCCTAAGCTGACTGCAATGCGTGAGCGTATTGGCGACGACCGTCAACGCATGAGCCAAGAAATGATGGAGTTGTACAAGAAAGAGAAAGTAAACCCACTAGGTGGCTGTTTACCTATCATCTTACAAATGCCTATATTTATTTCGCTATACTGGGCATTAATGGAGTCTGTAGAACTGCGTCACTCACCGTTTTTCGGTTGGATTACTGACCTTTCAGCGCAAGACCCATACTACATCTTGCCACTTCTGATGGGTGCTTCAATGTTCCTAATCCAGAAGATGAGCCCGACAACGGTAACGGATCCAATGCAGCAGAAGATCATGACCTTTATGCCGGTTATGTTCACATTCTTCTTCCTGTTCTTCCCTTCAGGTCTGGTTCTTTACTGGCTAGTATCGAACATCGTAACTCTGATTCAGCAAACGCTTATCTACCGCGCGCTGGAAAAGAAAGGCTTACATTCTAAGTAA
- the yidD gene encoding membrane protein insertion efficiency factor YidD, whose amino-acid sequence MASPVSPFAWIALIPIYFYRWFISPLIGPRCRFTPTCSLYAIEALKAHGFVKGCWLSGKRLLKCHPLNEGGFDPVPPVPKQDRDK is encoded by the coding sequence ATGGCTTCGCCTGTCTCGCCCTTCGCGTGGATAGCGCTAATACCCATCTATTTTTATAGATGGTTTATTAGTCCACTCATCGGCCCACGCTGCCGATTTACTCCAACCTGCTCTTTATATGCGATAGAAGCGTTGAAAGCTCACGGTTTTGTAAAAGGGTGTTGGTTATCAGGCAAACGTCTATTAAAATGCCATCCTTTGAATGAAGGTGGCTTTGACCCCGTTCCACCAGTCCCAAAACAAGACAGAGATAAATAA
- the rnpA gene encoding ribonuclease P protein component: protein MLTPEHYQNVFKQAHRAGSPHFTIIARNNSLSNPRLGLAVPKKQIKTAVGRNRFKRLTRESFRNTQHKLPNKDFVVIAKKSAQDLSNEEMFKLLDKLWLRLSRPSRG from the coding sequence TTGTTAACTCCCGAACATTATCAAAATGTCTTCAAGCAAGCTCATCGAGCTGGCTCCCCTCATTTCACCATCATTGCTCGAAATAACTCTCTTTCAAATCCTCGTCTTGGATTAGCCGTTCCGAAAAAGCAGATTAAAACCGCCGTGGGTCGTAATCGATTCAAGCGTCTTACTCGTGAAAGCTTTCGTAACACTCAACACAAACTCCCTAACAAAGATTTTGTTGTAATCGCTAAAAAGAGCGCGCAAGATTTAAGCAATGAAGAAATGTTCAAGCTACTCGACAAATTATGGCTTCGCCTGTCTCGCCCTTCGCGTGGATAG
- the rpmH gene encoding 50S ribosomal protein L34, which translates to MKRTFQPTVLKRKRTHGFRARMATKNGRATINARRAKGRKRLSK; encoded by the coding sequence ATGAAACGCACTTTTCAACCTACAGTTCTAAAGCGTAAGCGTACACACGGTTTCCGTGCTCGCATGGCTACTAAGAACGGTCGCGCAACAATCAATGCACGTCGTGCAAAAGGCCGTAAGCGTCTTTCTAAGTAA